From the genome of Thermodesulfobacteriota bacterium, one region includes:
- the panB gene encoding 3-methyl-2-oxobutanoate hydroxymethyltransferase: MGKITILDLQRMKDEGEKITMLTAYDYPTARILDACGVDILLVGDSVGNVVLGQANTLPVSIGDMIHHTKAVARACKNALVVIDMPFMSYQTSIEDAKRNAGRMIKESGAEAVKLEGGANMEDTIKAITDIDIPVMAHIGLTPQSVHRMGGYRVQGKEDKQREKLLADALAVERAGAFSVVLEVIPSQLGEEITKRLKIPTIGIGAGIKCDGQVLVINDLLGLSGEFRPKFVKKYVNLEEVISKAVKEYISEVKNKAFPNDEHSFK; this comes from the coding sequence ATGGGAAAGATAACGATCTTAGACTTACAAAGGATGAAAGATGAAGGGGAAAAGATAACGATGCTTACTGCTTATGATTACCCTACTGCCAGGATTCTCGATGCCTGTGGAGTGGATATCTTATTGGTTGGCGACTCAGTTGGCAACGTTGTCCTGGGGCAGGCAAATACCCTGCCGGTATCTATCGGAGATATGATTCACCACACCAAGGCAGTTGCAAGGGCTTGTAAAAATGCGCTCGTTGTCATAGACATGCCGTTTATGTCTTACCAGACCAGTATAGAGGATGCCAAGAGGAATGCGGGCAGGATGATAAAAGAGAGTGGGGCTGAGGCTGTAAAACTTGAGGGTGGGGCTAATATGGAGGACACCATCAAGGCTATTACAGATATAGACATACCTGTAATGGCACATATTGGTTTAACACCCCAGTCAGTTCATAGAATGGGAGGCTATCGGGTTCAAGGAAAAGAAGATAAACAGAGAGAAAAACTCCTGGCAGATGCCCTGGCAGTTGAGAGGGCAGGGGCATTTTCCGTTGTCCTGGAGGTGATCCCCAGTCAACTTGGTGAAGAGATTACCAAAAGGCTGAAAATTCCAACCATAGGCATTGGAGCGGGCATAAAATGTGATGGTCAAGTCTTGGTGATCAACGATTTATTAGGGCTGTCTGGTGAATTTCGACCGAAGTTTGTAAAGAAATATGTGAATTTGGAAGAGGTAATCTCAAAGGCAGTTAAAGAGTATATCTCGGAGGTAAAGAACAAAGCCTTTCCCAATGACGAGCATAGCTTTAAGTGA
- a CDS encoding energy transducer TonB, whose amino-acid sequence MVNLLREEADKTYVSRYDYQTHGKREMNLLNNKTLCNGVPSIGLEKMIIPSILLHLAIIALIIASSTLYIKRTSCPQIYIVSLVSSPSEKPLGLGKKQINREAGKIEPINPIKNFPKMVKIENERIAVPEPEAKPEPKPQNKSKPEFGSEPEPKLSIVGSLSEPDERIKTGYPGFPEQGVRELSDRKGDALYGIKEEFGGEQGVKEGINRGGMPISYSLSSRKPVLRSTAPSFIANPKPQYPMIAIRRKMEGVVLLKVEVLGDGGVGKIEVKRSSGYKALDESALEAVKNWKFLPATLNGISVKVWASIPIRFELER is encoded by the coding sequence ATGGTCAACTTGTTGAGGGAAGAGGCAGACAAGACTTATGTAAGTAGGTATGATTATCAAACCCATGGAAAAAGAGAGATGAATCTTTTGAACAATAAGACTCTTTGTAATGGCGTCCCTTCAATAGGGTTGGAGAAGATGATTATACCATCAATTCTTCTCCACCTAGCCATTATAGCCCTTATAATTGCTTCTTCAACGTTGTACATTAAGAGAACCTCTTGTCCCCAAATATATATTGTTAGTTTGGTCTCATCTCCATCAGAGAAGCCTTTGGGATTAGGGAAAAAGCAGATAAACAGAGAGGCTGGGAAAATTGAACCTATTAACCCCATCAAGAATTTCCCAAAGATGGTTAAAATAGAAAACGAAAGGATTGCAGTTCCCGAGCCTGAGGCAAAACCCGAACCTAAGCCTCAAAATAAATCAAAGCCCGAATTTGGCTCTGAACCTGAACCCAAACTCAGCATTGTTGGAAGTCTCTCCGAACCTGATGAGAGAATAAAAACAGGGTACCCGGGGTTTCCAGAACAAGGAGTAAGGGAATTAAGTGATAGAAAGGGAGACGCTCTTTATGGCATCAAGGAAGAGTTCGGCGGAGAGCAAGGGGTGAAGGAAGGAATCAATCGAGGTGGAATGCCAATTAGCTACTCGTTATCTAGCCGAAAACCAGTTTTACGGAGTACTGCCCCTTCTTTCATCGCGAATCCTAAACCCCAGTATCCAATGATAGCAATAAGAAGAAAGATGGAAGGGGTTGTTTTACTTAAAGTGGAGGTTTTGGGGGATGGGGGAGTAGGGAAGATAGAGGTGAAAAGATCCTCTGGGTACAAGGCACTAGACGAGTCTGCTTTAGAGGCTGTAAAAAATTGGAAGTTCTTGCCTGCCACATTGAATGGCATTAGTGTTAAAGTCTGGGCAAGCATTCCTATAAGGTTTGAATTGGAGAGATGA
- the panD gene encoding aspartate 1-decarboxylase, protein MQRIMLKSKIHRVRVTDANLDYEGSITIDELLMEDAGIIPYESVHIYNISNGERFETYAIKGEANSGTICLNGAAAHKVSIGDLIIIANYAHYEEKEAINHKPKLIYVDANNRKIEKKSSVYLQSL, encoded by the coding sequence GTGCAGAGAATCATGCTGAAATCCAAAATACACCGGGTAAGGGTTACAGATGCTAATCTGGATTATGAAGGAAGTATTACCATTGATGAGCTCCTGATGGAAGATGCAGGCATAATACCCTACGAATCGGTTCACATCTATAATATCTCCAATGGTGAAAGGTTTGAAACGTATGCCATTAAAGGGGAAGCTAACTCTGGTACTATTTGTCTTAATGGGGCCGCTGCCCATAAGGTCAGTATTGGTGACCTAATAATAATTGCTAATTATGCGCACTATGAGGAAAAAGAGGCGATAAACCACAAACCTAAGCTTATCTATGTTGATGCAAATAATAGAAAAATAGAGAAAAAATCATCAGTATATCTCCAGTCACTTTAA
- the panC gene encoding pantoate--beta-alanine ligase: protein MKMVSSIKEMQEFSEGSRLKNKIIALVPTMGFLHDGHLKLIEEGGRRADISIISIFVNPTQFGVGEDLEKYPRDLEKDKKLAEGVGVDIIFAPTASEMYPKTYQTYVNVEYVTRNLCGASRPTHFRGVTTVVAKLFNIVKPHIAIFGEKDFQQLVTIRQMVKDLNFDIEIIGIPTVREKDGLAMSSRNTYLTPEERKAALSLNQAMSEAKELFKSGERRSESILREVEKRIESESLTDIDYVNICDSQTLEYIKEIDRDAVLAMAVKVGKTRLIDNCTFERRR, encoded by the coding sequence ATGAAGATGGTAAGTAGTATCAAAGAGATGCAGGAGTTTTCAGAGGGCTCCCGTCTGAAGAATAAGATAATTGCTCTGGTTCCAACCATGGGTTTTCTCCACGATGGCCATCTCAAGCTAATTGAGGAGGGAGGGAGAAGGGCTGATATCTCAATAATCAGTATATTTGTTAATCCTACCCAATTTGGAGTAGGAGAAGACCTTGAAAAATATCCCAGAGATTTAGAAAAAGATAAGAAATTGGCAGAAGGAGTTGGCGTTGATATTATCTTTGCCCCTACTGCTTCCGAGATGTATCCCAAAACCTATCAGACCTATGTAAATGTAGAATATGTAACCAGGAACCTGTGCGGTGCTTCCAGACCTACCCATTTCAGAGGTGTAACAACGGTAGTCGCAAAGTTATTCAATATTGTTAAGCCGCATATTGCCATTTTTGGAGAGAAGGATTTTCAGCAGTTAGTTACTATCAGGCAGATGGTTAAAGACCTTAATTTTGATATAGAGATCATTGGAATCCCTACTGTCCGGGAAAAGGACGGTCTGGCAATGAGTTCCAGAAATACTTACCTGACCCCAGAAGAGCGCAAAGCTGCACTAAGCTTAAATCAAGCAATGTCTGAGGCGAAGGAGTTATTCAAATCAGGTGAAAGAAGGTCCGAAAGTATTCTTCGGGAGGTTGAGAAAAGAATTGAATCAGAAAGTCTAACGGACATCGATTATGTTAATATATGTGACTCTCAAACACTGGAGTACATTAAAGAGATTGATAGAGACGCAGTGCTGGCAATGGCAGTGAAGGTTGGCAAAACAAGACTTATTGATAATTGTACTTTTGAAAGAAGAAGATGA
- the miaB gene encoding tRNA (N6-isopentenyl adenosine(37)-C2)-methylthiotransferase MiaB translates to MKQKAVFIKTFGCQMNEHDSEKIHRILGDHDYKLTENINDADLVLLNTCSIREKAEHKVYSSLGRLRRLKGKNPKLIIGVGGCVAQQEGERLLHRVPYLDIVFGTHNIHKLPEFIHDVERTGRRILETSLYDSVPSLGVYSNPREKEIKSYVTIMQGCDNYCSYCIVPYVRGREISRPNGEILEEVKRLSERGVKEVTLLGQNVNSYGKGITEGMTFPRLLYSINEIEGIERIRFTTSHPKDLSEELISSFGQLDKLCEHIHLPVQSGSNSVLEAMKRRYTAEEYIAKVERLRNTCPKISITSDIIVGFPGETEKDFKDTLELIGVVKFDSLFSFKYSDRVETKASTLTEKVDDEVKAKRLSILQTYQKLFTLTKNRELEGKEEEILVEGPSKTNLTRLTGRTRSNKVVNFEGSSDLRGCIVPVRIKRAFLNSLEGEINTTYCG, encoded by the coding sequence ATGAAACAAAAGGCCGTTTTTATTAAGACTTTTGGATGTCAAATGAACGAACATGATTCTGAAAAGATCCACAGAATCCTGGGAGATCACGACTATAAATTAACAGAGAATATTAACGATGCCGATCTGGTTTTGCTGAATACCTGTAGTATAAGAGAAAAGGCGGAGCACAAGGTTTACAGCAGCCTTGGAAGGCTTAGAAGATTAAAGGGGAAAAACCCTAAACTTATCATCGGTGTTGGTGGATGTGTAGCCCAACAGGAAGGAGAAAGACTTTTGCACAGGGTTCCTTATCTGGATATAGTATTTGGAACCCACAATATCCATAAATTGCCCGAATTTATTCATGATGTTGAGCGGACAGGGAGGAGAATTCTGGAAACCAGTCTGTATGATTCAGTTCCTTCCCTTGGAGTTTACTCTAACCCCAGAGAAAAAGAGATAAAATCCTATGTTACAATTATGCAGGGTTGTGATAATTACTGTTCTTATTGTATAGTTCCCTATGTAAGGGGCAGGGAGATAAGCAGGCCAAACGGAGAGATACTGGAGGAGGTAAAAAGACTGTCGGAGAGGGGCGTAAAAGAGGTAACGTTACTGGGCCAAAATGTAAATTCTTACGGGAAGGGCATTACAGAGGGTATGACTTTCCCCCGACTGTTGTACTCCATAAATGAGATAGAAGGAATAGAGAGGATACGTTTTACCACATCCCACCCCAAAGACCTATCTGAGGAATTGATTTCTTCTTTTGGACAATTGGATAAATTATGTGAACATATTCATTTGCCTGTTCAATCTGGTTCTAATTCAGTCCTGGAGGCTATGAAGAGGAGATATACGGCAGAAGAATACATTGCAAAGGTAGAAAGGCTCAGGAATACTTGTCCGAAAATAAGCATAACATCGGATATTATCGTGGGATTTCCCGGGGAAACTGAAAAGGATTTTAAAGATACCCTTGAATTAATAGGGGTAGTTAAATTCGACAGTCTTTTTTCTTTTAAATATTCTGACAGGGTTGAAACAAAGGCATCAACCCTCACTGAAAAAGTCGATGATGAGGTCAAAGCCAAAAGGTTAAGTATCCTCCAAACCTATCAAAAACTTTTTACTTTAACTAAAAACAGAGAATTGGAAGGTAAAGAGGAAGAGATATTAGTAGAAGGCCCGAGCAAAACTAACCTAACGCGTTTGACCGGCAGAACCAGATCAAATAAAGTAGTTAATTTTGAAGGGTCATCTGATTTAAGAGGATGTATAGTGCCTGTCAGAATAAAGAGGGCATTCCTTAATTCGCTGGAGGGAGAGATAAATACCACTTATTGTGGTTAA
- a CDS encoding beta-ketoacyl-ACP synthase III: MSLTRAAITSVGRFLPKRIVTNKDMEEMIDTSDEWIVQRTGIRSRHFLEPGLGNSYMASRAAKDCLKKVGVLPSEIDAIIVGTISPDMFFPSTACLVQKMIRANNAWGFDLSSGCSGFVFAMTTGAQFIESGRYKKVLVVGSDVNTTFLSPEDRSTYVLFGDGAGAVLLEPSVDPALGIIDFEKRIDGVGEPYLHVKSGGSRSPTTLETVKNNEHFVYQDGKTVFKYAVKNMADIAVAMMERNNIQNSDLDLFVPHQANLRIIEACAKRMDLGIDKVMVNIDRYANTTCGTIPLCFCDAVEQGRLKKGDRVIVASFGAGFAWGGVYLRWAMDNILSKK, translated from the coding sequence GTGAGTTTGACCAGAGCAGCCATAACAAGTGTGGGAAGATTTCTTCCTAAACGCATAGTAACCAACAAAGACATGGAAGAGATGATAGATACGTCGGACGAATGGATCGTTCAGAGGACGGGTATTCGTTCAAGGCACTTCTTAGAACCGGGCTTGGGTAACTCCTACATGGCTAGCAGGGCTGCCAAAGATTGTTTAAAGAAGGTGGGAGTGCTCCCTTCGGAGATTGATGCAATCATTGTAGGTACAATCTCACCCGACATGTTCTTTCCATCGACAGCATGTCTGGTTCAGAAGATGATACGGGCAAACAATGCCTGGGGTTTTGATTTGTCTTCTGGATGTTCCGGTTTCGTCTTTGCCATGACAACGGGTGCCCAGTTTATAGAGTCCGGCCGCTACAAAAAGGTTCTGGTAGTAGGGAGCGATGTAAATACAACTTTCCTCAGTCCTGAGGACAGGAGTACCTATGTGCTTTTTGGGGATGGGGCGGGCGCTGTGCTCCTTGAACCATCAGTGGACCCTGCTCTTGGAATCATCGATTTTGAGAAACGCATTGACGGGGTGGGGGAACCTTATCTTCATGTAAAAAGTGGGGGGAGTAGAAGCCCTACAACCCTTGAAACCGTTAAAAATAACGAACATTTTGTGTATCAGGATGGCAAAACAGTCTTCAAATATGCTGTTAAGAACATGGCCGACATAGCAGTAGCAATGATGGAGCGAAATAATATTCAAAATAGTGATTTGGATCTTTTTGTTCCCCATCAAGCCAATTTGCGAATCATTGAGGCGTGTGCTAAGCGTATGGATCTGGGTATTGACAAAGTGATGGTCAACATAGACAGGTATGCTAATACAACATGTGGAACCATACCTTTGTGTTTCTGTGATGCTGTAGAGCAAGGGCGTTTAAAAAAAGGAGACAGAGTCATAGTTGCCTCTTTCGGTGCTGGATTTGCATGGGGGGGAGTCTACCTTAGGTGGGCTATGGACAACATCTTATCAAAGAAATAA
- a CDS encoding bifunctional nuclease family protein — MFKEMRVAGLTVDPFTNMPIIILKDMEDKSAVPIWIGLLEASAIATELEKIQLPRPMTHDLLKNILDNFKVDVIKVEVNDLQDNTFYATLYLKMGNKKYAIDSRPSDAIAIALRTNSPIYVSEEVIARSRRIDLRETTVGKEGKEPEKWAEILENMSPEDFGKYKM, encoded by the coding sequence ATGTTTAAAGAAATGAGAGTAGCGGGATTAACAGTGGACCCTTTTACCAACATGCCTATTATTATCCTTAAGGACATGGAAGATAAGAGTGCGGTTCCAATCTGGATTGGACTGCTGGAAGCCAGTGCTATAGCTACTGAGCTTGAAAAAATTCAGCTTCCCAGACCTATGACCCATGATTTATTAAAGAATATTTTGGACAACTTCAAGGTTGATGTAATTAAGGTAGAGGTTAACGACTTGCAGGACAACACCTTCTATGCTACCCTATATCTTAAGATGGGTAACAAGAAGTATGCTATTGATTCTCGTCCCAGTGATGCAATTGCTATAGCCTTGAGAACCAATTCTCCCATATATGTCAGTGAAGAGGTCATTGCTCGGTCCAGGAGGATTGACTTAAGAGAGACAACCGTGGGGAAAGAAGGTAAAGAACCAGAAAAATGGGCTGAAATTTTAGAAAATATGTCTCCAGAGGACTTTGGCAAGTATAAAATGTAA
- a CDS encoding selenium metabolism-associated LysR family transcriptional regulator, with product MDLRQLDIFCKVVELGSFSKAGEATYLTQPTISEHIKSLEDHLDARLLDRMGREVIPTKAGEILYRYAKKILELRVEAKQVLENFSGKMSGDITIGGSNIPGEYVLPYLLGKFKDNYPNISICLMIGDTKEIIDQVINNRIEMGIVGAKIQDRRLEYSEFIKDELILVVPSSHPWKSKTSVRPEELKDQSYISRERGSGTRITIEKAFHDSGTNLNTLKVIAEMGSTEAIRQGIKAGIGISILSKRAVEDELKLGVLKEIRVKGLKLIRNFYIVFHKGRTRSPLLEAFIGFLMENHPI from the coding sequence ATGGATTTAAGACAATTGGATATATTCTGTAAAGTTGTTGAACTGGGTAGCTTTTCAAAGGCAGGCGAAGCAACATACTTAACTCAACCTACCATCAGCGAACATATTAAATCTCTGGAGGACCATCTGGATGCGAGACTTTTAGACAGGATGGGAAGAGAGGTTATCCCCACCAAAGCCGGAGAAATCTTATACAGGTATGCGAAGAAGATATTGGAACTGAGGGTTGAGGCTAAACAGGTCCTGGAAAATTTTTCGGGGAAAATGTCTGGTGACATTACTATCGGAGGAAGCAATATACCGGGAGAATACGTTTTGCCCTATTTACTCGGCAAATTTAAGGATAATTATCCAAATATCTCTATATGCTTAATGATTGGGGATACAAAAGAAATTATAGACCAGGTAATTAATAATAGAATCGAGATGGGTATTGTGGGGGCAAAAATTCAGGACAGAAGGCTTGAGTACAGTGAATTCATCAAGGATGAGCTGATCTTGGTTGTTCCTTCCTCCCACCCATGGAAATCAAAAACCTCTGTAAGACCAGAGGAACTTAAAGACCAATCCTATATTTCAAGAGAAAGGGGATCTGGAACCCGTATAACCATTGAAAAAGCTTTCCATGATAGTGGAACTAATTTGAACACTCTAAAGGTTATAGCTGAAATGGGGAGTACCGAAGCAATTAGGCAAGGGATCAAGGCTGGAATCGGTATATCTATTCTCTCCAAGAGGGCAGTAGAGGACGAATTGAAACTTGGGGTACTCAAAGAAATCAGAGTCAAGGGTCTTAAATTAATTAGAAACTTTTATATTGTATTTCATAAAGGAAGAACAAGGTCCCCTCTGTTAGAGGCATTTATTGGTTTCTTAATGGAAAACCATCCTATTTAG
- the uvrB gene encoding excinuclease ABC subunit UvrB, translating to MNKFKLTTEFIPRGDQPQAIEKLSNGIAAGERYQVLLGVTGSGKTFTMANVIEKVQKPTLVIAHNKTLAAQLFSEFKELFPENAVEYFVSYYDYYQPEAYIPQSDTYIEKDASINEKIDKMRHSATRSLLERNDVIIVASVSCIYGLGSPEAYYGMLLSLEEGHEISRDKIISKLVEIQYERNDFDFHRGRFRVKGDVIEIFPAYEEDMAIRVQLFGDLVEAIFEIDPLLGKRIRKLEKVAIYPGSHYVTPKDMLKKAIEAIKGELKGQIRFFYSHNKLLEAQRIEERTNFDIEMLEEAGYCTGIENYSRHMNGRKPGEPPPTLVDYFPKNFLIFVDESHVTIPQLHGMYRGDRSRKETLVEYGFRLPSALDNRPLNFHEFEGLINQAIFVSATPGDYEFKKSKGKIVEQIIRPTGLMDPAITVKPARDQVDDLLHEINKRCKRKERVLVTTLTKRMAEDLSEYYSELGIRVRYLHSDIETLERVKIIRSLRMNEFDCLIGINLLREGLDIPEVSLVAILDADKEGFLRSERSLIQMCGRASRNIAGEVIMYSDTITRSIEATIHETSRRRKIQAEFNKKNNITPESIKKSISSILTSIYEADYYTVPIVNEPEEEYIPSDEIPKLIKNLKARMKKAADNLEFEKAAEFRDRIKKLQNVELELWS from the coding sequence ATGAATAAATTCAAACTTACAACAGAGTTTATACCCAGAGGTGACCAGCCCCAGGCTATCGAGAAACTGAGCAATGGAATTGCTGCTGGAGAAAGGTACCAGGTCTTACTGGGGGTCACCGGATCAGGTAAGACATTTACCATGGCCAATGTAATCGAAAAAGTTCAGAAACCCACTCTGGTTATTGCTCACAATAAAACCCTTGCCGCACAACTCTTTAGTGAATTCAAAGAGCTCTTCCCTGAAAATGCAGTGGAATACTTTGTAAGCTATTATGACTACTATCAACCGGAGGCGTACATACCTCAATCGGACACTTATATAGAAAAGGATGCCTCTATAAACGAGAAAATCGATAAAATGAGGCACTCTGCTACCCGTTCTCTTCTTGAGAGAAATGATGTTATAATCGTAGCCAGCGTCTCCTGCATCTATGGTCTGGGCTCTCCAGAGGCGTATTATGGAATGTTATTGTCACTGGAAGAGGGGCATGAGATTTCCAGGGATAAGATTATATCAAAGCTCGTGGAAATCCAATATGAAAGGAATGACTTCGACTTCCATAGAGGGAGATTCCGTGTCAAGGGTGATGTGATAGAGATCTTCCCTGCATATGAAGAGGATATGGCCATTAGGGTTCAGTTATTCGGTGACCTTGTGGAGGCTATCTTCGAAATTGATCCCCTCCTGGGAAAAAGGATCAGAAAACTGGAAAAGGTTGCCATATATCCGGGAAGTCATTACGTCACCCCTAAAGATATGCTAAAAAAAGCTATTGAAGCCATCAAGGGAGAATTAAAGGGACAGATTCGTTTTTTTTATTCCCATAATAAACTTTTAGAGGCTCAAAGGATAGAGGAGAGGACCAATTTTGATATCGAAATGCTGGAGGAAGCAGGTTACTGTACAGGTATAGAAAACTATTCCAGACACATGAATGGCAGAAAACCAGGAGAGCCACCACCTACACTAGTGGATTATTTTCCCAAGAATTTTCTTATTTTCGTAGACGAAAGTCATGTAACAATCCCTCAGCTTCATGGTATGTATCGTGGGGACAGGTCAAGAAAAGAAACCCTGGTAGAGTACGGATTTCGTCTCCCATCAGCCCTTGATAACCGGCCCCTTAATTTCCATGAATTTGAGGGGCTTATAAACCAGGCTATTTTTGTCTCCGCGACCCCGGGAGATTATGAATTTAAAAAGAGCAAAGGCAAAATTGTTGAACAGATTATTCGCCCTACAGGCCTAATGGATCCGGCAATCACAGTCAAGCCTGCCAGGGATCAAGTCGATGATCTCCTGCATGAAATCAATAAACGGTGTAAACGCAAGGAAAGGGTACTGGTTACCACCCTGACCAAAAGGATGGCTGAGGACCTTTCTGAATACTACAGTGAGCTGGGAATAAGGGTTAGGTATCTTCACTCGGATATTGAAACTCTGGAAAGGGTAAAAATAATCAGAAGTTTACGCATGAACGAATTCGATTGCCTCATAGGGATAAACCTGCTCAGAGAGGGACTGGATATCCCCGAGGTATCTCTGGTTGCCATATTAGATGCTGACAAAGAAGGATTCCTTCGCTCTGAAAGGTCATTGATACAGATGTGCGGAAGGGCATCCAGAAACATAGCCGGAGAGGTAATAATGTATAGCGACACCATTACCCGGTCTATAGAGGCTACCATCCATGAAACAAGCCGCAGGAGAAAAATTCAGGCTGAGTTTAACAAAAAGAATAACATTACCCCTGAAAGTATAAAAAAATCTATATCCAGCATCCTAACCTCAATCTATGAAGCAGATTATTACACTGTACCCATTGTCAATGAACCTGAAGAAGAATATATACCTTCAGATGAGATACCAAAACTCATTAAAAATTTGAAAGCCCGGATGAAAAAAGCGGCTGATAATCTTGAATTTGAAAAAGCAGCAGAGTTTAGAGACAGAATCAAAAAGTTGCAAAATGTGGAATTGGAATTATGGAGTTGA
- a CDS encoding ferredoxin family protein: MMAKSKGEIAISEQFCKGCGYCAEFCPKDCVIMGDKFSAQGYQLPIFVNEECCTACAICGKMCPESAIEVYKYIS, translated from the coding sequence ATGATGGCAAAAAGTAAAGGAGAAATAGCTATAAGCGAACAATTTTGTAAAGGGTGTGGATATTGTGCAGAGTTCTGCCCTAAAGACTGTGTCATTATGGGAGATAAATTTAGCGCCCAGGGATACCAATTACCGATCTTTGTAAATGAAGAATGCTGCACAGCATGTGCCATATGTGGAAAGATGTGCCCAGAGAGTGCAATTGAAGTGTATAAATATATCTCTTAA
- a CDS encoding cyclic nucleotide-binding domain-containing protein encodes MKAEDSESALGTKTAPDIYAVNVKIYKPRQTIISEGEKNEYFYVILQGSVEVFQKGKSVRVLKEEDVFGIENFFLYRPYTTTVRALTTTRIAIYSTKVLKDIIYTKPQLTEKILISVLSQLEQTTQIAKDNIVLEGLIDLNEKVYEDGEVIIKEGAMSYDFFRLLRAEGGLLVTKEGKEVGRINKSGEFFGEMSGLLSQPRSATVTSIGKSVVQVFSGANLDEIIESYPKIARKLLEDLAYRLAEANKRIIKAFKKKGTKKHGIEEDDHISMI; translated from the coding sequence ATGAAGGCTGAAGATAGTGAATCTGCATTGGGGACGAAAACCGCCCCAGATATATATGCTGTAAATGTTAAGATATATAAGCCCAGGCAGACTATAATAAGTGAGGGTGAGAAGAATGAGTACTTTTATGTAATTTTACAAGGTTCGGTAGAGGTATTCCAAAAGGGCAAAAGTGTACGTGTGTTAAAAGAAGAAGATGTATTTGGCATCGAGAATTTTTTCTTATATAGGCCTTACACAACAACCGTTCGGGCATTAACCACTACGCGTATAGCTATCTATAGTACAAAAGTGTTGAAGGATATTATATACACTAAACCCCAACTGACCGAGAAGATACTAATCTCTGTTCTGAGCCAACTGGAGCAAACAACGCAGATTGCTAAAGATAATATTGTGTTGGAAGGTTTAATAGACCTCAATGAGAAGGTCTATGAAGATGGTGAGGTGATAATAAAAGAAGGGGCTATGAGCTATGATTTTTTTAGGCTCCTAAGAGCAGAAGGTGGGTTATTGGTGACGAAGGAGGGTAAAGAGGTGGGCAGGATCAATAAGTCTGGGGAATTCTTTGGAGAGATGAGTGGGCTACTGAGCCAGCCAAGATCTGCAACTGTTACATCCATAGGGAAGAGTGTGGTGCAGGTATTTTCTGGTGCTAACCTGGATGAGATTATTGAATCGTATCCAAAAATAGCAAGAAAATTGTTAGAGGACTTAGCTTATCGCCTGGCAGAAGCAAATAAAAGGATCATTAAGGCATTTAAAAAGAAGGGTACAAAAAAGCATGGAATTGAAGAAGACGACCATATAAGTATGATATAG
- a CDS encoding DUF502 domain-containing protein: MKTRIKNYFITGLLVIIPAGLTIYILDILIGIMDRVLNYLPLKFHPDTYLPFHIPGLGLIATAVFTILVGILTQNLLGKKLVYLWEWAVSRVPFVRNIYLAIKQLVEAIFAQDSKGFKRVVLVEAPMKDMWIMGFLTGVTEGEVQDKTEKRVVNVFVPTTPNPTTGLYLLVPEKDVINLDMTVEDAFKLIMSGGIVTPSDKLTVTPKCRK; this comes from the coding sequence ATGAAAACGCGGATAAAAAATTATTTTATAACGGGTTTATTAGTAATTATACCTGCTGGTTTAACAATTTACATCCTGGATATCCTTATTGGTATTATGGACAGGGTTCTTAACTACCTACCATTAAAGTTCCATCCTGATACTTACCTACCCTTTCATATCCCAGGGCTGGGGCTGATTGCAACAGCGGTTTTCACAATCCTCGTGGGGATCCTTACCCAGAACCTCTTGGGGAAAAAGTTGGTCTACCTATGGGAATGGGCAGTATCGAGAGTTCCCTTTGTTAGAAATATATATCTTGCCATCAAGCAACTGGTCGAAGCCATATTTGCCCAGGATTCGAAGGGTTTTAAACGAGTTGTATTGGTTGAGGCTCCCATGAAGGACATGTGGATTATGGGCTTCTTAACTGGTGTTACCGAAGGGGAGGTCCAGGATAAAACTGAAAAGAGGGTTGTTAATGTGTTCGTTCCTACCACACCAAACCCCACTACTGGATTATATCTTCTGGTTCCAGAGAAAGATGTTATAAACCTGGATATGACTGTGGAAGATGCCTTTAAATTAATAATGTCTGGAGGGATTGTTACTCCTTCAGACAAGCTAACCGTAACTCCCAAATGTCGAAAATAA